The Desulfobacterales bacterium DNA segment GCTTTTAGCGATGATAAAATTTTTTGATTTGATCGGTTTCAGTCAAATATTTCACTCCATCTATCGTGCGCCAACCCGCGAACCCAAGTTGGGTCACTATCCGATGGCAGTGGGGCTTTTGATGCTACTATTTATGTCGATATCGACACCACCGTCGAGACACTCTACGGTGAGCAGCAAGGCGGCCGCAAGGGACATAACACCAGGCATCGGGGGAAAAAGGGATACCGGCCCGTGCTTTGTTTTATAGAGCAAACCCGAGAATACCTGGTCGGCAAGCTTCGGAAAGGCGAAACGATGAGCGGCAAGCAAACTGCAGCCTTTATCTTTCAGATCAAGACCTATCTACCCGGCTGTGTTCAGCAGGTCTTGCTCCGGGCCGATGGGGAATTCCTAAGCTGGGAAAGCATCAAGGCACTGAGAGCCTGTGGTTTCGACTTCATCATTGCCAATAAGGGCTGCACCCCGCCCTTTGATCCCAATACCTGGAACCAGCCCTGGAAACGCAAGGATATCGAGTATAACAGTTGCGTATATCAACCCACCGGGTGGGAAGCACCGTTTCGCTTTGTGGCCATGCGCATACCGAAGGAGGAAAAACCATCCGCCTCAAATCAACCGACGCAATGCTTGCTGTTTGAGGACGACAATTACACGTACCGGATATTCTGTACGAACCTGTCAGGTCCGGCGCATGAAGTCGTAAGCCAGTATGACAAACGCGCGGATGTCGAGAACCTCGTCGGGGAGGCCAAGCGCGAGGGGCTGGACGCCATCCCGTCGGCCAAGTTCAAAAACAATTACGCCTTTTTTCAAGTGGTGATGCTGGCCTATAACATCTGGCGCTATATGAAACTATTGGCGGGCCAGAGCCGGGAGCATGAGGAGGATACGGAAAAAACCAAGCCTCTCAAGGGGATCGTCACCAATACGCTCCGCATCGCCCGGCTAAAGCTGTTACTGATCGCTGCAAAAGTTGTTAAGGATCAAAACCGGGATAAAATAAAGTATTCCATTCATGATGTTCGAACGCCGGCAATGATGCATTTTCTTAACTTCCTGGACAGAGTAAGGTTGAAACCAAAGCCATGGGAAGACAATAGCTCGTGGCCCCAACGGTTTGCCGTGGAGATGTGAATGCAAGAAATTTTTTGCACGAAAATTCTTTGTAAACATAAACGGTTGGGCAAAATACCAATTTATCGGCTACAGATCATGAAAGAGATAGCTATGTGATAAGGTAGAAAACGGGTACTTCACCAAATTGTGAAAAAATGGGCACAATGGCCCAGAAGGGCTATATGCGTGCAAAATTCAGGTATCAATTTAATGATAGA contains these protein-coding regions:
- a CDS encoding transposase, translated to MYVDIDTTVETLYGEQQGGRKGHNTRHRGKKGYRPVLCFIEQTREYLVGKLRKGETMSGKQTAAFIFQIKTYLPGCVQQVLLRADGEFLSWESIKALRACGFDFIIANKGCTPPFDPNTWNQPWKRKDIEYNSCVYQPTGWEAPFRFVAMRIPKEEKPSASNQPTQCLLFEDDNYTYRIFCTNLSGPAHEVVSQYDKRADVENLVGEAKREGLDAIPSAKFKNNYAFFQVVMLAYNIWRYMKLLAGQSREHEEDTEKTKPLKGIVTNTLRIARLKLLLIAAKVVKDQNRDKIKYSIHDVRTPAMMHFLNFLDRVRLKPKPWEDNSSWPQRFAVEM